The following proteins are co-located in the Pyricularia oryzae 70-15 chromosome 1, whole genome shotgun sequence genome:
- a CDS encoding tetratricopeptide repeat domain-containing protein: MSDQETFTLLPIRIDPQSKAISSMSPSRALDAELATLNSLHRTLLGLEKPHAVPPPPIPVNPKLSAQVNKMREGGNAEFRKGRFAEAIKLYSLGLEMALKRPLWEPQQLVREEVASLFANRAQAHMALSNWVDGAIDAEASVEAKRAGNPKAWWRRGKCLIEMGRLEEAREWVGKGLEMEGEENELMALMKDLDAKLG; the protein is encoded by the coding sequence ATGTCGGACCAGGAAACCTTCACCCTCCTCCCCATCCGGATCGACCCGCAGTCCAAAGCCATCAGCAGCATGAGCCCGTCGCGGGCGCTCGACGCCGAGCTGGCGACGCTCAACAGCCTACACCGGACGCTGCTGGGGCTCGAGAAGCCGCACgccgtgccgccgccgcccatcCCCGTCAACCCGAAGCTGTCGGCGCAGGTCAACAAGATGCGCGAGGGCGGCAACGCCGAGTTCCGCAAGGGCCGCTTcgccgaggccatcaagCTCTACTCGCTCGGGCTCGAGATGGCCCTCAAGCGCCCGCTGTGGGAGCCGCAGCAGCTGGTGCGCGAGGAGGTCGCGAGCCTGTTTGCCAACCGCGCGCAGGCGCACATGGCGCTCTCGAACTGGGTTGACGGCGCCATAGACGCCGAGGCCAGCGTCGAGGCCAAGAGGGCGGGGAACCCCAAGGCCTGGTGGAGGCGAGGCAAGTGCCTGATCGAGATGGGCAGGCTGGAGGAGGCTAGGGAGTGGGTCGGCAAGGGTTTGGAGATGGAGGGAGAGGAGAATGAGCTCATGGCCTTGATGAAGGACCTCGACGCCAAGCTGGGTTAG
- a CDS encoding endo-1,4-beta-xylanase, giving the protein MTRLATLITLAGLLAVSPGAYAQRNRNDTGGSTGAEGLNSLAVKAGLLYFGTASDTRNFADEPYMSVVNNTNEFGMIVPENSMKWEATEKEPGRFSFANADRVRALTKANGQMLRCHALTWHSQLPNFVKTTAWTRDTLTAAIESHISNEVGHFAGDCYAWDVVNEAVNENGSFRDSPFHRTLGTDFLAISFRAAAAADPNAKLYYNDFNIETPGPKANAAMGIVRLLKEQGVRIDGVGFQGHLTVGSTPSRAQLASQLQRFADLGVEVTYTELDIRHKSLPVSSRAAQDQARDYVSVIGSCLDVTACVGVMVWQPTDKYSWIPETFPGTGDACLFDANMNPKPAYTSVSSLLAAAAATAPASVVPPASVTTSKTPIQAGAGRETVSIAGLTLALSSLAFGMFML; this is encoded by the coding sequence ATGACAAGACTAGCAACACTCATCACCCTCGCAGGCCTCTTGGCCGTTTCACCTGGGGCGTATGCACAGAGAAACAGAAACGATACGGGTGGCAGCACCGGCGCAGAAGGCCTAAATTCACTAGCCGTCAAGGCCGGCTTGCTCTACTTTGGCACAGCAAGTGACACCAGGAACTTTGCCGACGAGCCCTACATGAGCGTCGTCAACAACACCAACGAGTTTGGCATGATCGTCCCGGAGAACTCAATGAAGTGGGAGGCCACCGAAAAGGAGCCCGGCCGCTTCTCGTTCGCCAATGCAGACCGCGTCCGCGCCCTGACCAAGGCCAACGGGCAGATGCTCCGCTGCCACGCCCTGACGTGGCACTCGCAGCTCCCAAACTTTGTCAAGACGACCGCCTGGACCAGGGACACCCTCACCGCCGCCATCGAGTCCCACATCTCCAATGAGGTTGGCCACTTTGCGGGTGATTGCTACGCCTGGGATGTAGTCAACGAAGCCGTCAACGAGAATGGCTCCTTCCGCGACTCGCCCTTCCATCGCACCCTCGGCACCGATTTCCTCGCCATTTCTttccgcgccgccgccgccgccgacccgAACGCCAAGCTGTACTACAATGACTTTAACATCGAAACCCCGGGGCCCaaggccaacgccgccatggGCATTGTGCGCCTGCTCAAGGAACAGGGCGTCCGCATCGACGGGGTCGGCTTCCAGGGCCACCTGACAGTCGGCAGCACCCCGAGCAGGGCCCAGCTCGCCTCGCAGCTCCAGCGCTTCGCCGACCTCGGGGTCGAGGTCACTTATACCGAGCTCGATATCCGACACAAATCCCTGCCGGTGAGCAGCCGCGCCGCGCAGGACCAGGCCCGCGACTACGTGTCCGTCATCGGCTCGTGCCTCGACGTCACCGCCTGCGTCGGCGTCATGGTTTGGCAGCCCACCGACAAGTACAGCTGGATCCCGGAGACCTTCCCTGGCACGGGCGACGCCTGCCTGTTTGACGCGAACATGAATCCCAAGCCGGCCTACACTAGTGTGTCGAGCCtcctggctgctgctgctgcaacgGCGCCTGCAAGCGTCGTGCCCCCAGCTAGCGTTACGACGTCCAAGACCCCGATCCAGGCGGGAGCTGGTCGGGAGACCGTTTCGATCGCAGGTCTGACACTGGCCTTGAGCTCGTTGGCCTTTGGCATGTTTATGCTCTGA